One Panicum virgatum strain AP13 chromosome 9K, P.virgatum_v5, whole genome shotgun sequence genomic region harbors:
- the LOC120647414 gene encoding poly(A) polymerase I-like, with protein MPARKQQRIRDPPYRAAPPSAPMSSTPPRRADLSPSPSSSSSLLSRLRSAASGLLSRQYSTDKGGDGTARRNGGGSSSAPRTLRPGFVDPSKWRHFDSRAFGINLDAIPKDALFVLKKLRRKGFEAYLVGGCVRDLLLKRVPKDFDVITTASLEQIRKNIFKRCMIIGRRFPICLLKMKDSVIEVSSFRTVDKHANKSKEVDCLEELSGYDDGDILRCKNSMRRDFTINGLFFNPMNYKIYDYVNGVRDMRKNKVCTVVPAHISFMEDPARILRGLRIAARLGFQFSSETSNAIHDLSSSIINIDKARLTMEMSYMLSYGAAEPSVRLLRNYGLLDILLPFQAAYLSDQMKGRTSDKDLMLMKLLANLDRLFSADRPCHCSLWMALLVFHTALVISPQDTLVIRAFAALLYFGSWESAIEFLKEEAGAQVPFVPETLGPSQAKLDDLMEQTSHLASLVSTSVLTLTCSDALEQSLARFSEPPQFSGVVLASNKERSRLLEIFGTFDSDLTSHDERRWLHKIDYWSLKDGSPAEVRFVIGKVILDTMSDKSLCESDEDALVF; from the exons ATGCCTGCTCGGAAGCAGCAGCGCATCAGAGATCCACCCTATCGCGCCGCACCGCCGTCCGCGCCCATGtcatcgacgccgccgcggcgcgctgaCCTGTCGCCCTCGCCCTCTTCCTCGTCTTCGCTCCTCTCCCGCCTGCGCTCCGCGGCGTCCGGTCTCCTG TCCCGGCAGTACAGCACGGATAAGGGAGGTGACGGCACTGCTCGGCGGAATGGTGGCGGCTCTTCCTCCGCGCCTAGGACACTCAGGCCAG GATTCGTGGATCCTTCAAAATGGAGACATTTTGACTCGAGGGCTTTTGGCATTAACCTGGATGCTATACCTAAAGATGCATTGTTTGTTCTAAAAAAGCTCAGACGAAAAG GTTTTGAAGCTTATCTTGTTGGGGGATGTGTGAGAGATTTGCTACTGAAAAGGGTACCTAAAGATTTTGATGTGATTACCACTGCAAGTCTCGAACAG ATTAGGAAAAATATATTCAAGCGATGTATGATTATAGGCAGACGCTTTCCGATATGCCTGCTTAAAATGAAGGACTCAGTAATTGAG GTCTCAAGCTTTCGAACAGTTGATAAACATGCGAATAAAAGTAAAGAGGTAGATTGTTTGGAAGAGTTGAGTGGCTATGATGATGGGGATATCCTTCGCTGCAAGAATTCTATGAGAAGAGACTTCACAATAAACGG TTTATTCTTTAACCCAATGAACTACAAGATTTATGATTACGTGAATGGAGTAAGGGATATGAGAAAAAACAAA GTGTGTACAGTGGTTCCTGCTCATATTTCTTTCATGGAAGACCCTG CCAGGATTTTACGTGGCTTGAGAATTGCTGCTCGCCTTGGTTTCCAGTTTTCCAGTGAAACTTCTAATGCGATACACGATCTTTCTTCATCTATAATTAATATTGACAAG GCAAGGTTGACGATGGAAATGAGCTATATGTTGTCTTATGGGGCAGCAGAACCTTCTGTTAGGTTACTTAGAAATTATGGACTACTTGATATTTTACTGCCTTTCCAG GCAGCATATTTGTCTGATCAGATGAAGGGTAGGACAAGTGACAAAGATTTGATGCTTATG AAACTATTGGCTAATCTTGACAGATTATTCTCTGCAGACCGGCCCTGCCACTGCTCTTTGTG GATGGCATTGCTGGTATTTCACACTGCCCTGGTTATTTCTCCACAAGACACCCTGGTAATAAGAGCTTTTGCTGCACTTCTGTATTTCGGATCATGGGAAAGCGCAATTGAATTTCTGAAAGAAGAAGCTGGAGCCCAAGTTCCATTTGTCCCAGAGACACTGGGTCCTTCTCAGGCCAAACTGGATGATCTTATGGAACAAACATCACACCTAGCATCACTAGTCAGTACTTCAGTACTTACATTGACATGTTCTGATGCTCTGGAGCAATCACTAGCCAGATTCTCAGAGCCTCCACAATTTTCGGGAGTA GTGCTCGCATCCAACAAAGAGAGGAGCAGGTTGCTGGAAATATTTGGGACCTTTGATTCTGACTTGACTTCACATGATGAGCGAAGATGGTTGCATAAGATCGATTACTGGTCGCTGAAAGATGGGAGTCCTGCTGAGGTCCGATTTGTTATCGGAAAAGTGATCCTGGATACTATGAGCGATAAGTCGCTGTGTGAATCTGATGAGGATGCTCTGGTGTTCTGA